A genomic stretch from uncultured Pseudodesulfovibrio sp. includes:
- the buk gene encoding butyrate kinase translates to MSILVINPGSTSTKLALYENGQSVAAQEIQHRKSELAGFVRVTDQFDFRVQAARAFLESAGGDSIRLRAVAGRGGLLHPLKGGVYEVCDDMADDLRNARYGEHPCNLGGLIARAFGQKYGVPAYVVDPVVTDEMMDKARLTGLPAIRRRSLFHALNQRGMARIVAGRMGIAYEEGNFIVCHMGGGVSIGAHRRGKVVDVLNGLDGEGPFTPERTGSLPLLPVLHMIRDGEAGFEQMEQAVLRRGGLFAHLGTNDPREIVARIEAGDATARLVFKAFAYGVARSVCSMVPALVHGESGPDLAAVILTGGLARSQPLTAEIARLVSHLGVVAVEPGEVEMDSLAAGAERALKGEEPVRSYVCDIVSER, encoded by the coding sequence ATGAGTATACTCGTTATCAATCCCGGATCCACATCAACTAAACTGGCGTTGTATGAAAACGGGCAGTCCGTTGCCGCGCAGGAGATCCAGCACCGCAAGAGTGAGCTTGCGGGGTTTGTCAGGGTAACTGATCAGTTCGATTTTCGCGTGCAGGCCGCACGGGCTTTTTTGGAAAGCGCCGGTGGAGACTCAATCCGGTTGCGTGCGGTTGCGGGTCGCGGCGGTCTGCTGCACCCCTTGAAAGGGGGTGTTTACGAAGTGTGTGACGATATGGCTGACGATCTGCGGAATGCCCGCTACGGGGAACACCCTTGCAACCTCGGTGGTCTTATCGCCAGGGCGTTCGGGCAGAAATATGGGGTTCCTGCATATGTGGTTGACCCTGTGGTGACTGATGAGATGATGGACAAGGCTCGGTTGACAGGTTTGCCGGCGATTCGGCGACGGAGCCTTTTCCATGCCCTGAATCAGCGTGGGATGGCTCGGATCGTGGCTGGCAGAATGGGGATTGCGTATGAGGAAGGAAATTTCATAGTATGCCATATGGGCGGCGGTGTTTCCATTGGTGCTCATCGGCGGGGAAAGGTCGTGGATGTGCTCAACGGCCTTGACGGGGAAGGGCCGTTCACGCCGGAGCGGACTGGTTCGCTGCCTCTGCTCCCGGTGCTGCATATGATACGCGATGGTGAAGCCGGTTTTGAACAGATGGAGCAGGCTGTCCTTCGCCGGGGCGGATTGTTCGCTCATCTGGGGACTAATGATCCACGCGAAATTGTGGCTCGCATCGAAGCGGGTGACGCGACCGCCCGTCTGGTCTTCAAGGCGTTTGCCTATGGTGTGGCACGCTCAGTGTGTTCCATGGTGCCGGCACTTGTGCACGGGGAGAGCGGGCCGGATTTGGCAGCCGTCATTCTGACGGGGGGACTGGCCAGAAGTCAGCCTCTGACTGCCGAAATAGCCCGTTTGGTCTCACATCTGGGGGTTGTGGCGGTGGAGCCGGGCGAAGTTGAAATGGACTCATTGGCTGCCGGCGCCGAGCGTGCCCTCAAAGGAGAGGAACCTGTTCGTTCCTATGTTTGTGATATCGTTTCTGAGCGATAA
- a CDS encoding protein-glutamate O-methyltransferase CheR, which yields MGSLFSKSTTLRKNVRITDDEFVQLRDFIYEKSGIFVDVKRKYLFESRFSKRLGELGLPSFADYIKYLKIDRGEELKQLFELVTTNETSFCRDMKQLDAFRDNVLREKLDEQRKAGRLELNIWSAGCSSGEEPYTLAILILETLRLETVKWKISITAVDLSDEMVKRAKAGVYGEYSFKTTPDPIRKRYFTQVPEGWKIRPEVQRMVKFSQMNLNDSLAVQNVPRSHIVFCRNVIIYFDDTMKRKVVKSFYDNLLPGGYLMVGHSESLHKISQTFKPLFQAGTIAYKKEQ from the coding sequence ATGGGTTCTTTGTTTTCCAAGTCGACAACCTTGCGCAAGAACGTCAGGATCACGGACGATGAGTTCGTGCAACTGCGTGATTTCATATATGAAAAAAGTGGTATCTTCGTTGATGTCAAACGCAAGTATCTTTTTGAAAGTCGTTTTTCCAAGCGGCTGGGTGAGTTGGGCCTGCCAAGTTTTGCCGATTACATCAAGTATCTGAAAATTGATCGTGGTGAAGAGCTCAAGCAACTTTTCGAATTGGTGACCACCAATGAGACGAGTTTTTGTCGTGACATGAAGCAGCTTGATGCTTTTCGTGACAATGTGCTTCGGGAAAAACTCGACGAACAGCGCAAAGCGGGTCGACTGGAATTGAATATCTGGTCTGCGGGCTGTTCTTCCGGCGAGGAACCCTACACTCTTGCCATCCTGATTCTTGAAACGCTTCGGCTGGAAACAGTCAAATGGAAGATATCCATCACTGCTGTCGATCTGTCTGACGAAATGGTCAAACGGGCCAAGGCCGGCGTGTATGGAGAATATTCTTTCAAAACCACACCGGACCCGATTCGCAAGCGGTATTTTACTCAGGTTCCCGAGGGGTGGAAGATTCGGCCCGAGGTTCAGCGGATGGTCAAGTTCAGTCAGATGAATCTCAATGATTCCCTGGCTGTTCAAAATGTTCCTCGTTCTCACATCGTTTTTTGTCGTAATGTTATTATTTATTTTGACGATACCATGAAGCGGAAGGTTGTTAAGTCCTTTTATGACAACCTGTTGCCTGGCGGTTATCTCATGGTTGGTCACTCCGAGTCACTGCATAAGATTTCGCAAACGTTCAAGCCGCTCTTTCAGGCGGGAACCATTGCGTACAAGAAGGAACAATAG
- a CDS encoding HDOD domain-containing protein has product MGITRLDELKTGMVLATDLVASDGRLLFKSGTKLEDRHLELLKRVGVDEADVEIDPNDLSVETLQQVEDYVRDFFLYVNPDFPPTIEMFRIALDLTAKQVAAGWELPDVGERRADSVEHLEDVFVKGMGTPETLVRHETELTSFPDIFFRIKEVLEDDSASADRIAKVVSTDMSLAAKLLKLVNSPLYGFPQTIDSISRAVALVGAKELSTLALGISAINYFKDIPAELMDMETFWRHSITCGIFAKILAGTQTGLSPERFFIGGLLHDVGRLIMFKKLPYASTEAMLFARENSIPLTEAEMSVMGFIHTDVSTPLLEAWKFPEGLSNMINYHHTPMEFPNPLEPAIIHVADNLANAVEIALSGMYVMPGLDEDAWALLGLDPVPVLEESVSQYGAQIDTIMSAFF; this is encoded by the coding sequence TTGGGTATTACACGCTTAGACGAATTGAAGACAGGCATGGTCCTGGCTACCGATCTGGTTGCCAGTGACGGAAGGCTGCTCTTCAAATCCGGCACCAAGTTGGAGGACCGCCACCTCGAACTGCTGAAGCGCGTCGGGGTTGATGAGGCGGACGTGGAGATTGACCCGAACGATTTGAGCGTTGAAACCTTACAGCAAGTGGAGGATTACGTTCGTGATTTCTTCTTGTATGTGAACCCTGATTTTCCACCGACCATAGAAATGTTTCGCATTGCATTGGACCTGACCGCCAAACAGGTCGCTGCCGGCTGGGAACTCCCCGATGTCGGCGAACGGAGAGCTGACAGTGTGGAACATTTGGAAGATGTTTTCGTCAAGGGGATGGGAACCCCCGAAACATTGGTCAGGCACGAAACCGAGTTGACCAGCTTCCCGGACATTTTTTTCCGCATCAAGGAAGTATTGGAAGACGATTCCGCTTCCGCAGACCGCATAGCCAAGGTTGTCAGCACAGATATGAGTCTGGCTGCGAAACTCCTCAAGCTTGTAAACAGCCCCTTGTATGGTTTCCCGCAAACCATTGATTCCATTTCACGGGCCGTCGCACTCGTGGGAGCCAAAGAACTTTCCACTTTGGCTCTGGGGATTTCAGCCATCAATTATTTCAAGGATATTCCCGCAGAACTTATGGATATGGAGACCTTCTGGCGCCACTCCATCACTTGCGGCATTTTCGCCAAGATATTAGCCGGGACTCAGACCGGGCTGTCTCCCGAACGTTTTTTTATCGGTGGCCTGCTCCATGATGTCGGACGGCTGATCATGTTCAAGAAGCTGCCCTACGCCTCGACTGAGGCTATGCTTTTTGCTCGTGAGAATTCCATTCCTCTGACCGAGGCAGAAATGTCGGTCATGGGCTTTATTCATACGGACGTCAGTACGCCGTTGCTTGAAGCCTGGAAGTTCCCGGAAGGACTCTCCAACATGATCAATTATCACCATACCCCCATGGAATTCCCCAATCCGCTGGAACCGGCCATTATTCATGTTGCGGACAATCTGGCGAATGCTGTCGAGATAGCCTTGAGCGGCATGTACGTCATGCCAGGGTTGGACGAGGATGCGTGGGCCTTGCTGGGGTTGGACCCTGTCCCCGTGTTGGAAGAATCCGTATCCCAGTATGGAGCGCAGATAGACACGATCATGAGTGCGTTTTTCTAA
- a CDS encoding TPM domain-containing protein: MKNLAQTFLTQKEQDTLVQCVKGVEKQTSGEIVPVIASASYEYPRSTIIGALVYGIVAAICTALLFNQTGMWAYLVQLLGFFFVFTRLLDAFPAMKRPFIAKDEMREEINEAAFTAFYQNGLHRTRDLTGIIIYVSVFERGVQVLADQGINDKVDPKVWEEVVALITEGIKAGRPGEALCQGVTRCGELVSKHFPIKADDTDELPNLIIEGETR, from the coding sequence ATGAAAAACTTAGCACAGACATTCCTGACCCAGAAAGAACAGGACACCCTCGTCCAATGCGTCAAAGGCGTTGAGAAGCAGACTTCCGGCGAAATCGTGCCGGTTATCGCTTCCGCGAGTTATGAATACCCTCGCTCAACAATTATCGGTGCGTTGGTTTACGGCATTGTTGCAGCCATATGCACCGCCCTGCTCTTCAACCAGACGGGAATGTGGGCATATCTCGTCCAGCTCCTTGGCTTCTTCTTTGTCTTCACTCGGCTGCTGGATGCATTCCCAGCCATGAAAAGACCGTTCATTGCAAAAGATGAAATGCGTGAAGAAATCAACGAAGCAGCCTTTACCGCCTTCTACCAGAATGGACTGCATCGCACCCGCGATCTGACCGGCATCATCATTTACGTCTCGGTTTTTGAACGCGGCGTACAGGTTTTGGCCGATCAGGGCATCAACGACAAGGTTGATCCGAAGGTCTGGGAAGAAGTCGTCGCCCTGATTACCGAGGGTATCAAGGCCGGACGTCCGGGCGAAGCACTCTGTCAGGGTGTCACCAGATGCGGCGAGCTGGTCTCCAAGCACTTTCCGATCAAGGCTGATGACACAGACGAACTGCCCAACCTGATAATCGAAGGGGAAACGCGCTAA
- a CDS encoding TPM domain-containing protein — MRTINATLLGIILVLAMASGAFALEVPPYKGRVNDLANMMSSSTEQALEAQLAELEKTDSTQVSILTIPSLEGDSLEDFSIRVADAWKVGQKNSDNGVILLVSKADRKSRIEVGYGLEGVLTDVLAGQILNNVIAPRFKQGNFDAGFKDGVIAITSAVRGEFAASKSLKRKSKINIFSIIVVPMILIIMFTEKFGRARRQGQMTEGQTLEGAQGQGRGSTAANLLLLSMLAGGSHRGGGGGFGGGGGGFGGFGGGGFGGGGASGGW, encoded by the coding sequence GTGCGCACAATCAACGCGACACTCCTCGGGATTATCCTTGTTCTTGCCATGGCAAGCGGGGCCTTCGCTCTGGAGGTCCCACCATACAAAGGAAGGGTCAACGATCTGGCGAACATGATGAGTTCGTCCACGGAACAGGCGCTTGAAGCCCAGCTCGCGGAATTGGAAAAAACGGACTCCACCCAAGTGTCCATCCTGACCATCCCCTCGCTTGAGGGTGATTCCCTGGAAGATTTCTCCATCCGTGTGGCTGACGCCTGGAAAGTGGGGCAAAAGAACTCTGACAACGGCGTCATCCTGCTTGTCAGCAAAGCAGACCGCAAATCACGTATCGAGGTCGGTTACGGCCTCGAAGGTGTACTCACAGACGTACTGGCCGGACAAATCCTCAACAACGTCATCGCGCCCCGCTTCAAGCAGGGCAACTTTGACGCAGGGTTCAAGGACGGCGTGATCGCCATCACCAGCGCGGTGCGTGGAGAATTCGCTGCATCCAAGAGCCTCAAGCGGAAAAGTAAGATCAACATATTCTCGATCATTGTGGTCCCCATGATCCTTATCATCATGTTCACCGAAAAATTCGGCAGGGCAAGACGACAGGGCCAAATGACAGAAGGTCAGACCCTTGAGGGCGCACAAGGTCAAGGCAGAGGGTCAACTGCTGCCAACCTGCTCCTGCTCTCCATGCTCGCAGGAGGCAGTCATCGCGGTGGCGGAGGCGGCTTCGGCGGCGGAGGTGGCGGCTTCGGCGGCTTCGGTGGCGGCGGTTTCGGTGGCGGCGGCGCAAGCGGCGGCTGGTAA
- a CDS encoding LemA family protein, which produces MIKRFAFILVALFAAMTLSGCGYNQMQQQEEEVFGAWANLEAVLQRRADLIPNLVETVKASAAHEKSTLTAVVEARAKATQVKLSPEMLNDKQALAKFQAAQGELSSALSRLMVVVERYPDLKANQNFLGLQHQLEGTENRITVARQRYNDAVKAFNFSIRSFPNSLTNSVVLHLERKEFFQADPGAKEVPKVNFGTQS; this is translated from the coding sequence ATGATTAAACGTTTCGCTTTTATCCTTGTGGCTTTGTTCGCAGCCATGACCCTGTCCGGCTGTGGGTACAATCAGATGCAACAGCAGGAAGAGGAAGTCTTCGGTGCATGGGCCAACCTTGAGGCTGTCCTGCAACGCCGTGCCGACCTCATCCCCAACCTTGTCGAGACCGTCAAGGCTTCGGCAGCCCATGAAAAATCAACACTCACCGCTGTTGTCGAAGCCCGCGCCAAAGCCACCCAGGTCAAACTCTCTCCAGAGATGCTCAACGACAAACAGGCATTGGCTAAATTCCAGGCTGCGCAGGGCGAACTGTCTTCGGCCCTGTCCCGACTCATGGTAGTGGTTGAACGATATCCCGATCTGAAGGCCAACCAGAATTTCCTGGGCTTGCAGCATCAGCTTGAAGGCACTGAAAACCGTATTACTGTTGCCCGTCAGCGGTACAATGACGCAGTCAAAGCTTTCAACTTCTCCATCCGCAGCTTCCCCAACTCACTGACAAACTCCGTGGTGCTTCATCTGGAGCGCAAGGAATTCTTCCAGGCCGACCCCGGTGCCAAGGAAGTCCCGAAAGTCAACTTCGGCACCCAGTCCTAA